One genomic region from Lycorma delicatula isolate Av1 chromosome 1, ASM4794821v1, whole genome shotgun sequence encodes:
- the Naxd gene encoding NAD(P)HX dehydratase, whose product MVRIFNRLSLNYKKNFFFVNHKNILNTDKRCVKMPELETNLLKDHCRSLLPELRADNHKGQCGRIGVFGGSLEFTGAPYYSGFSALRCGVDLVYIFCAAAAAQAIKSYSPELMVMPYLDSDNAIENISVWLDRFHAILIGPGLGRDPKVFGVLAKVIKVLNDYDPPVPIVFDADGLYFLTLYPDILKDYKNNVYITPNIVEFKRLTKAILQSDCQKPERDQLSELSQSLGKNVTVVLKGQVDLITQKDLTICCTTEGSPRRCGGQGDMLSGILTAFAAWVEIKRPKFDSTINITPELVASYCACHIVRSCNHLVFAEKGRGMLVTDMLEKILSVNNELFGE is encoded by the coding sequence ATGGTTCGTATTTTCAATCgcctttctttaaattataaaaaaaacttttttttcgttaatcataaaaatatactaaacacTGATAAACGCTGTGTAAAAATGCCCGAACTGGAAACGAATTTATTGAAAGATCACTGTCGTTCTTTATTACCGGAGTTGCGTGCTGATAATCACAAAGGACAGTGTGGCAGAATAGGTGTGTTTGGTGGTTCTCTAGAGTTTACTGGTGCTCCTTATTACTCCGGATTTAGTGCGTTGCGATGTGGCGTAGACCTAGTGTATATTTTTTGTGCTGCGGCCGCAGCACAAGCTATAAAATCTTACAGTCCGGAACTAATGGTCATGCCGTACTTGGATTCGGATAATGCTATTGAGAATATTTCTGTGTGGCTTGATCGCTTTCACGCTATTTTAATTGGACCTGGGCTGGGACGAGATCCTAAAGTGTTTGGTGTATTGGCCAAAGTTATAAAGGTGTTAAACGATTACGACCCTCCAGTACCGATTGTATTTGATGCTGATGGTTTGTACTTTTTAACCCTGTATCCGGATATactaaaagattacaaaaacaatgtttatatTACTCCCAATATtgtagaatttaaaagattgacgAAAGCCATCCTCCAATCAGATTGTCAAAAACCAGAACGTGATCAATTAAGTGAATTATCTCAGTCGCTTGGTAAAAATGTGACAGTAGTACTGAAAGGTCAGGTAGATCTTATTACTCAAAAAGacctaacaatttgttgtacAACTGAGGGTTCACCACGTCGATGTGGTGGGCAAGGTGATATGCTTTCTGGCATCTTGACAGCCTTTGCAGCGTGGGTGGAAATAAAACGCCCAAAATTTGACAGCACCATTAATATCACACCTGAGTTGGTGGCTAGTTACTGTGCTTGCCATATAGTTAGAAGTTGCAATCATTTAGTCTTTGCAGAAAAGGGAAGAGGTATGTTGGTTACAGATATGTTGGAAAAAATACTTAGCGTTAACAATGAACTCTTTGGGGAATGA